One genomic segment of Alkalicoccobacillus plakortidis includes these proteins:
- the glyS gene encoding glycine--tRNA ligase subunit beta — protein sequence MDQAKKIAVAEDGSWSKAAQGFARGQGVSPDELFTSEVKGTEYVFAKTFQEGKKTLELLPALKDLITSMHFPKNMRWHDYSLRFARPIQWLVALYGKEVIPFSITSIHSGDSSRGHRFLGEDVKITNPNEYKELMRKQFVLVDAEERKQTIRLQLEELAEQAGWVIPVNEELLEEVNNLVEWPTALSGKFEEEFLSLPKDVLLTTMKEHQRYFPVENMEGKLLPHFITVRNGDSSHIENVARGNEKVLRARFSDSAFFYKEDQKMDIDAAVRQLDAIVYHEELGSLGDKVKRIKDVAAKLSTHLDLSQSNQEFVQRAASISKFDLVSQMVGEFPELQGLMGEEYALYLGEKAEVATAIREHYYPRFAGDSLPETKIGLVISMADKLDTIVSCFAIGLIPTGSQDPYALRRQALGLVQMAVEKQLDIQLDTLLNLAVETAEDHGLKIENKEELLQQLNEFFTLRMKYALSDKGIEYDVVDAVLTDEQATITWTFSKAALLSEARKHENFKKVVEALSRVTNIAKKAEATVEINPSLFEKDEERLLYDRYKTLSSTLKQYKDQGQVTEAYKALEESVPLVHQYFEHIMVMSDQKEVKENRLQLMKQLAAEIEAFALFQKIVF from the coding sequence GTGGACCAAGCTAAAAAAATTGCAGTAGCAGAGGATGGTAGCTGGTCTAAGGCGGCTCAGGGCTTTGCTCGTGGTCAGGGTGTCTCACCTGATGAGTTATTTACAAGTGAAGTTAAGGGAACGGAGTATGTGTTCGCGAAGACTTTCCAAGAAGGGAAAAAAACGCTTGAGTTGCTGCCTGCATTAAAGGATTTAATTACGTCGATGCATTTCCCTAAAAACATGAGATGGCACGATTACAGTCTTCGTTTTGCTCGTCCAATTCAGTGGTTAGTAGCATTGTACGGCAAAGAAGTGATTCCATTTTCGATCACGTCCATTCATTCAGGTGACAGTAGTCGCGGACATCGTTTTTTAGGTGAAGACGTGAAAATAACGAATCCAAATGAGTACAAAGAGCTTATGCGAAAGCAGTTTGTGTTAGTTGATGCTGAGGAACGAAAACAAACGATTCGCTTGCAGCTAGAAGAGCTAGCTGAGCAGGCTGGATGGGTTATTCCTGTAAATGAAGAATTGCTTGAAGAGGTAAATAACTTAGTGGAGTGGCCAACTGCTTTAAGCGGGAAATTTGAAGAAGAATTTCTTAGCTTACCAAAAGACGTTTTATTAACAACAATGAAGGAACATCAGCGTTATTTCCCAGTAGAGAATATGGAAGGCAAGCTGTTGCCTCACTTTATAACTGTACGTAATGGCGATTCTAGTCACATAGAAAACGTTGCTAGAGGAAATGAAAAAGTGTTACGCGCTCGCTTTTCGGATTCAGCGTTTTTCTATAAAGAAGATCAAAAGATGGATATTGATGCAGCTGTTAGACAGCTTGATGCCATCGTGTATCACGAAGAATTAGGTTCCCTTGGAGATAAAGTAAAACGAATCAAGGATGTTGCTGCCAAACTTTCCACTCATCTGGACCTTTCTCAGAGCAATCAAGAATTTGTACAACGTGCAGCTTCTATTAGTAAATTCGATCTTGTTTCTCAAATGGTCGGAGAATTTCCTGAACTTCAAGGTTTAATGGGTGAAGAATATGCGCTCTATTTGGGAGAAAAAGCAGAAGTTGCAACAGCTATTAGAGAGCATTATTATCCACGCTTTGCGGGTGACAGTCTGCCTGAGACTAAGATTGGTTTGGTTATAAGTATGGCGGACAAACTTGATACGATTGTATCGTGTTTTGCAATTGGTTTAATCCCAACCGGTTCTCAGGACCCTTATGCCCTAAGACGTCAAGCGTTAGGACTAGTACAAATGGCTGTAGAGAAACAATTGGACATCCAGCTAGATACTCTACTTAATCTTGCAGTGGAAACGGCAGAAGATCATGGATTGAAGATAGAAAATAAAGAAGAATTGCTTCAGCAGTTGAACGAATTTTTCACGTTAAGAATGAAATATGCTCTTTCTGATAAAGGCATAGAGTACGATGTTGTTGATGCTGTTTTAACAGATGAACAGGCGACGATTACGTGGACGTTTTCAAAGGCGGCGTTACTTTCAGAAGCTCGTAAGCACGAGAACTTCAAGAAAGTGGTGGAAGCGTTAAGCCGTGTCACAAATATCGCCAAAAAAGCAGAAGCGACTGTTGAGATAAACCCATCCTTGTTTGAAAAAGATGAAGAGCGTTTATTATATGATCGTTACAAAACCTTATCATCAACATTGAAACAATATAAGGATCAAGGACAAGTAACGGAGGCTTACAAAGCATTAGAAGAGAGTGTGCCACTTGTTCATCAATATTTTGAACATATTATGGTTATGTCAGATCAGAAAGAAGTAAAAGAAAATCGTCTTCAACTGATGAAGCAGCTGGCTGCCGAAATCGAAGCCTTTGCTCTGTTTCAAAAGATTGTGTTTTAA
- a CDS encoding glycine--tRNA ligase subunit beta, with amino-acid sequence MSKHDFLLEIGLEELPARFVTSSIKQLKQLVEEWLKEQRLEYVAVEGYSTPRRLAILVRDLEDSQPNLESESRGPS; translated from the coding sequence ATGAGTAAGCATGATTTTTTACTAGAGATTGGACTGGAGGAGCTTCCGGCTCGATTTGTCACTTCATCCATTAAACAGTTAAAACAACTGGTTGAAGAGTGGTTAAAAGAGCAGCGACTGGAGTACGTGGCAGTTGAAGGCTACTCGACGCCAAGACGTTTGGCTATATTAGTGCGAGACTTAGAAGACAGTCAACCAAATCTGGAAAGCGAATCACGTGGACCAAGCTAA
- the glyQ gene encoding glycine--tRNA ligase subunit alpha has protein sequence MNVQQMILTLQQYWAKQNCIIMQAYDTEKGAGTMSPFTLLKTIGPEPWNVAYVEPSRRPADGRYGENPNRLYQHHQFQVVMKPSPLNIQELYLDSLKEIGINPLEHDIRFVEDNWENPTLGCAGLGWEVWLDGMEITQFTYFQQVGGLEASPVSAEITYGLERLASYIQDKENVFDLEWVEGFTYGDIFSQAEYEHSKYTFEVSDTTMLFSLFQTYEKEAGRALDEQLVLPAYDYILKCSHSFNLLDARGAISVTERTGYIGRVRTLARRAARLYYEERERLGFPLLKAKEESNHE, from the coding sequence ATGAACGTACAACAAATGATTTTAACATTACAGCAATATTGGGCAAAGCAAAATTGTATTATTATGCAAGCATATGACACGGAAAAAGGTGCAGGTACAATGAGCCCTTTTACGTTACTCAAAACGATTGGCCCAGAGCCATGGAATGTGGCGTACGTTGAACCTTCAAGACGCCCGGCTGATGGACGTTATGGGGAAAACCCCAATCGCCTGTATCAGCATCACCAATTTCAAGTTGTGATGAAGCCGTCACCACTTAATATTCAAGAATTGTATCTTGATAGCTTAAAGGAAATTGGAATAAATCCGTTAGAGCATGATATTCGATTTGTCGAGGATAATTGGGAGAATCCAACACTTGGTTGTGCAGGACTTGGTTGGGAAGTATGGCTTGATGGTATGGAAATTACCCAGTTTACGTACTTTCAACAAGTTGGTGGACTGGAAGCAAGTCCGGTATCGGCAGAAATTACGTATGGCTTAGAACGACTTGCTTCTTATATTCAAGATAAAGAAAACGTGTTTGATTTAGAATGGGTTGAGGGATTTACGTACGGCGACATTTTCAGTCAAGCCGAATACGAGCATTCTAAGTACACGTTTGAAGTATCGGATACAACGATGCTCTTTTCATTGTTCCAAACGTACGAAAAAGAAGCGGGCAGAGCATTAGATGAACAGCTTGTTTTACCGGCATACGATTATATCTTGAAATGTTCACATAGCTTTAACCTGTTAGATGCACGAGGAGCCATTTCTGTAACCGAACGTACAGGATATATTGGTCGCGTGCGTACACTTGCGCGACGTGCTGCTAGACTTTATTACGAAGAACGGGAACGCCTTGGCTTCCCTCTGTTAAAAGCAAAGGAGGAGTCGAACCATGAGTAA